A genome region from Triticum aestivum cultivar Chinese Spring chromosome 2B, IWGSC CS RefSeq v2.1, whole genome shotgun sequence includes the following:
- the LOC123040109 gene encoding 21 kDa protein produces MSRRHLVLLPCLLLLLAGAASASSPPKASRAEAEGYVRRCCRATSYPRACERSLVPRAPAVGLSPRRLAQAALAAAADAARNCSAYIGSPSSSSSYASSKGKGKGGAMGDCAETVRDAADLLKQSAAELGGRVGRASSPRFAWCLSNVQTWASAALTDAETCLDSLATYAGAGAPREDVRRRVVAVEQAAGIALALVNRLQPARRPAAAVHHQ; encoded by the coding sequence ATGAGCCGgcgccacctcgtcctcctcccctgcCTCCTCCTGCTCCTGGCCGGCGCCGCGTCGGCGTCGAGTCCCCCGAAGGCGAGCCGGGCGGAGGCGGAGGGCTACGTGCGGCGGTGCTGCCGGGCCACGAGCTACCCGCGCGCGTGCGAGCGGAGCCTGGTGCCGCGCGCGCCGGCCGTGGGGCTCAGCCCGCGCCGGCTGGCGCAGGCGGCGCTCgcggccgccgccgacgccgcgcgCAACTGCTCCGCCTACAtcggctccccctcctcctcctcctcctacgcgTCGtccaaggggaaggggaagggcgGCGCCATGGGGGACTGCGCGGAGACGGTGCGCGACGCGGCGGACCTGCTGAAGCAGTCGGCCGCGGAGCTGGGCGGGCGGGTGGGGCGCGCCTCGTCCCCGCGCTTCGCGTGGTGCCTCAGCAACGTGCAGACCTGGGCCAGCGCCGCGCTCACCGACGCCGAGACCTGCCTCGACTCCCTCGCCACctacgccggcgccggcgcgcccCGGGAGGACGTGAGGCGCCGCGTCGTCGCCGTCGAGCAGGCCGCCGGCATCGCCCTCGCCCTCGTCAACCGcctccagcccgcgcgccgccccgccgccgccgtccaccaccAGTAG